The genome window taaaacttttaaaagaattcTATCTCCAAGTTAATTGTCAGAGTAGTATTTAACCTAAGTACACAATTGGTGGCTTGTTCAAGTACAAAGACTTCGTAGCCCGAGAACTACAATCTCATGTTGTTAATGAATAAGAGTTTAATCATTGATGTTATTTAATTTGCGCGGGAAAAACAAATCGCCAAGCTCGTGTGCGATGGTTTGAACACCTCGCAAGATCTGTTAGAGATAAATGTTTtcagcaaaaccaccattcagacCCATACGGGATTATACAGAACATAGTGATCACTGTCTATACTTAGAGTTGTTTTCCATTTCTTTGAAACTGAAACCTTCCCTCATTAACAACCAGAGTCCCGGAGATACTGTGTTTTTAATGTTTAGTATGATGCAGGTATTCGTTTCTTTTAGTATtcatttgtttcgtctttttttaacCTTCAGCGTAACATTATTGTATTCTAATAATGATCGTGTGTGATTTAgtgatttttcaatattttctttctgtGGTTTGTTttcagacctgatgatggagacagttacccTGTAACCGGTTGTCGTAACCGAATAAAGTATGTTTTGtgtacaaagttaagtatatcttatttttaccagaacactgagctgctTAGcaactctcctaaggctggcccgaagcacTAGAATTTTTTACGTAGCTAAGAAccaattgtgggatccgaaccacattatatcgagaaagtaattcctaatcaccagaagcaaattcttctgattccgcacTAGCGGCCGCGGGAGCGAACTCTGgttaccagattgatagtcgagtatgGAACCCTCCCGTCCACTGAGGAACTTGTTTTGTGTACAAGtactggtttttctttttatatatacatatatgtatgtatacatatacatatatatatgtatctatgcatgtatgtatataatatatatgcatatatgtataagtatagcATGAAAATAATCGCTCTAACACGTGATTTACGTTTCTCTCATTATCCGTGGGATATAGAAAACGCTGCAAATTCTGACCAGTTTTATCTTGATTTCTGAGTCAATATCGAAGGACTTCGGTGACAGCTTAGAAATAAGGTCGAAATCGGTCATACTTCTTATCATTCTTTGATTTTCCTAGTGGTAATGACGtaattgtatacatacatgcagacatacatatataaatacatacatataaattataaccGGTTTCGACCTCATTTCTAAACTATTATCAATTACCTTTAATGAGGGCttagactgactgactgattgtgAGTTATAATGAGGGCttagaaatcaagccaaaaaccGGTCGGAATTTGCACCGTCTTTGAATTTCTTGTTGAGAGGTGTACATAAATTGCGTGACAGtaattattttcacatatatatatatatatatatatatatgatatatatatatatatatagatatatacataatgtgcacacatatataatgaaatatatatttattatataatacaaaaaaaaaaaaaccaaaaaataactacaaaaaagataaaacaatatatatatatatatatctatatatatatatatatatatatatatgcatatatatatttatacacacacacacacatacatatatataataatatatatatatatatatatatatatatatttttttttttatatatcattacatatatatattatatatatatatgcagaaggtaggtactatgtcgtacctgtaagtaaatggggatacaatccacaacgatgtaaaatccttctgtaattTAAGAtacatatttcttgtacaggaacttttAGCTTTcaaccatcagctgtggtcttgttcactaaaatgtgatatatcacctcaaggaactgacatgtaggagcacagactttttttataacatttgaaaaacataaaatttaggtAACAAGCTACTTAACttttattatgaatgatcaggcggttgagccgtcgtcctttccagaattcgtcttgatcttcgtgggcgaatgtttctattgtcaactgcttgttctatgctggTTGGCTGGTTTGTTGGAGAAACGACCTgtgtggagtaaacaggagaggaagcagcaccATCATGGGCACATATATCCGTAAAGTATGAAATTTTccctattttatatattatctcttcATAAATTGCTGTATTATCGGCAATTAATATTTCCTGTAAAGGTTTCGTTTCAGGAAATTAATGCCCCTTCTACTACCCGTCtcagtcctgtcgttacatgcaacaAACAACCTTTGaatctttgatttatttttaaaggtacaaaggttgctTTTGCATGTAACGATAGGACTGAGAcgggtagtagaaggggcgttaatttccttAAACGAGTCCTTGCAGGAAATATTGGAATTGCCgataatacagctatttgtgaagagaaattttaaaggtacaaatgCACAAGACAGTATTCAGTATTTTGTTTACCACATTAACATGatttctattagatatatatatatatatagaagtcatGTTAAATGTGGGAAACAAAATACTGAATAACATCTTGTGCGATAGGAGGTCTAAGAGGAGAGGTGCCAAGTTTTGTAGCAAAGATAGAATTTTTGTCGATGATTCTCactaaaacaatacaaaaaattgAAGTATTGTAACTTTATACCTCTAAAAAGTTGGAGCTATAATAAGGTGTGTCTGATGAGAAAAATATCCCAAAGGAATGCATGAGAGGGATAATTGTCCTACTGTGTAAAGGTGACAGAGGCGAATGTAAGAATCATAGGAGCAAACATTAACGTTATTTATTATACCATGTGAAGTGTATGGTAAGGTTGAGTGGGAATTTATGATATATGACGACAATTGATGGAAGAGGATGCGTGGATCAAGTGTTTGTTTGATTAATGTGAGAAGTTTGAAAATAAAGGGGAAACTGAATGCGAAAAAAATTATAAGGAGGTAATGTAAAGGGGGTTGATGGTGTGTGAGACAGTATAGATGAACTGCTGATCTCAATTAAGATTTGTGAAGAAAGTAACGAACAGGTGTTAGAACCAATATCTGGAGAGTACCTGGTTTAGTGGAAAaatagttctgagagagagagagccatgttgTCTCCGAGTTAGTGTTGCATCTGTCTGGGACGAGTGGTGTGAAAAGCCAGAGAAAAGACGCTCAATATAGGTTCAGAGTTGTATGATAACAAATGAATCACGAATGGGTTACGGAATAGTAGCCTTTGGCAGCTGACAGTACTATTTAAGAATAGAGGATAGAAACTGCAGTGCGAGTAAGTATAAGGTTTTAAGGACACATGGAAACCATGAAAATAGGGAAATGAATGCTGATATATGAAGGAAGATTGGAAGTGTTTATTGCATTTAGGTATTTGTAACAAGTATGCTTGATTGTAGTATGTGTCAAAGACTAGATGAGGCCTTGGGTTGTCTATATGGAAGCCAAGCAATAAGTGGTGAGCCAACTCTTTTTTTATGGGAGCGCGCTTTGGATAATGATTGTGCATGCAAGGGGATAGGCTGAAGGCGTTGAGGTAAGGATGCCAAATGTAGGGGTACAGAGGAGTGGTGAAAAGCTTCGTTATTTTGATGGGATGGATCGGTGTTTTCAGATGGGTCGGTCGTAAGGCTAAGAATGGAGGATGATGGGTTTCGTCAAAGAAAAGGCACGATTCGGCAGTATTGGAGAGAAGGAGACGGAACCTAGAAAGTGATGGACAGGTATACAGGAGGAAAGAGGCGCTGAAGAGGAAGGAGGCCTCAACTCTCAGAAAGACTGCCAGTATGTGTGAAAGTTAGAAATGAAAGTTACTGTGAGTAACGTGACGGTTGGGTGTTCGATGTGCTGAAAATGAGCCTTCTGTGGAGGTGTATTATAACTTGGTGATTTTCTTCTTCATACAATGTGAAACCCACTGGCGGCATTGTAATACTTGAGTCACGTTCCTCGTTTGTGTTTGTGTAGCCGCTACTTTTGGTGCTGCCACTGATAAGGACGGCGGAAATTATGCTACTGAAGGAAATTCTTTACAACAAGACCAGGACAATAATCGATAACCTTTCCACTGggcgccccccctttttttgtgagGTCGAAAAGAATGAGAAGGCAGAAATATGAGTTGACGCTCGGTTTTGTGTGATGTGcgcgaagaaagaaagaataatattAAGGGCTGTTAAGgtaggaaatatatttttataatattgttttacCGGATGATGAGCAATGATCTTCAACCGAAAactcgccccccccacccccaaagtaACGTGTTGTTATTGTATTATAAATGCAGAGCAGAAACCTGACTCGATCCCCAGCAACAAGAAGAATCAAGAACAGGTTTTACTGCGCTGCCGAAAGCAAGAGAAGACAAACTCCTCAGGGATAAGCGTGTTTGTTTGTGCAGTCAGTCACTAAGGGCTTGTGAAGACATTTTTGGGCAAACATAACTGCAaccataataacattaataacaataacaaaaaggtGAACGCATCCTTTATTGTGAACATGGCAACATTTTGCTTAGCatcttttttaatctttctagCAAACTAAGAACTGTGGAAGCAGAGGTCAAGTTCATCGGAGGAAACAAAAACGTGCTCCCAGTCTATAAGCGAGAAGGCTCTGAAGATCTTTTCTTTACTCGAGATAAGAGTCGAGAAGCTCCTATAACCCCAACAATAAGCAGTCGTTCGTTGTATTCAAGATGAAGGTGACGAAGAACAGCcataataaaacaaaggaaacattTGCCACGTGAGGTCGCGTTTACTTGCGCCGGGATGTTTAAGAGAAAAGTGATAACCTTGAAGGCGGTTGGCGGGAATAGAAATGCGATTCCGCCCAAACTGCATTCATGTTTCCCCCGATGGGTTTTTTACCCCGACTTAACAACTACCGGGGAAGAATTTGTGTGTAATCTGACGTCACTAATGTCCGCTCACCCGGATCCCTTCAACACATATCAACCCACGACAGTGCAGTGGTCCGACTTTAAATTCGATCTCGCCTCAGCTCCACACGAAATCTCGCATTGAGGCGCAGTCCGCGGAAATCCACTCTATGGATAAGATGCAGTACTTCTACTGAAAATCTAAAGCGATAATCCAGTACACGATTAGTGAGTCCAGTTTACAAATCACTTAGGTTCAAAGTTTAGCTTTATTTAGAAAACGTATCAATGAGGATACTAAAAAAGATCGTCTCCTCAGTCACTGTTGAGCCAGTGATGCTGCTTGACAGTCTGGCTTTCGCCGGTATGCAAGTGTACATCGAAAGCCTCCAGATGGATCGCGTCTGCCAAGTGAACGCCGGATATTCAGAGGAGATTTGTCTAAACCTGAAGGCGCACCACAATGCCAGCGTGACGGTGCAACAGAAATACAGCGTCTTTGCCCTCTATAACGGCATCATCGGAGCAGTTCTGCCGCTCTTCTTCATTTTGTTCATGGGAGCCTGGAGTGATAAGTACGGCAGGAAAGTGCCCTTGGCAGCGGTGCAAATTGGTCACCTGCTCCACGCAGGAGGATATCTCTTGGCATCTCTCGCGCCGTCATGGCCAgtggaaattttccttttaatgacACTCATAGATACTTTAGGAGGCGGGAACGTGTGCTTCCTCACGGCAGCGAACTCCTACATCGGTGATGTGTCTTCGGAAAAGGATCGCACGTCGAGAGTTGGCTTGGCCAATAGTATATGGTTCATCGGCGGCCCCGCAGGAACGTTAATGGCGACGTTTATTTACAGATCGGGCggttacctgcctctctttgcgACCTCCTTGGCCTGCTCCTTGGCGTCCGTGCTCTACATCATCATATTTCTCCCCGAAAGTCACGGACCGTTCGCTAAAAAATCCAAAACCGAGACTGCTTGTCAAAATGCCGTGTCAGTGATGAATGACAGTGTGgcggctgtttatggcatcgagACGCCGGGGCCGAAGGACACTGGTTGCAATAAAGAGGTCGACTTCGTAGTCATGATAAAGGACTTTTTCAGCCCCCAGCGGATTCTTGACAGCTTTAAGTCAACGTTCAGAAAACGCGAGGGAAACACTCGAGGTTTAATTCTGATCCTTATCGCCACCTGTCTTCTTAAACGATTCACCAGATGTGAGTATCAGCTAAGATAGAAAAGCACGGcagtgaattttttatttaaccgTTTCACTTATGGTCTTACAAACAGTACGTCTGTAGGCAGCGGCAGTGATTTTAGCGGtaagagtaaaaatatttatacctttAATTGTTCAAAGACGCATATCTCCCGACAATTTTCAAGGTAGCCCACtcagttttgtttcattttgcagCTGAATACTTATTCTATACAAAGACATAAAAACTCCCCTTAAAATAActataatgtaaatgaaataagtaGAATTTACGAGATACGAGAAAATTTTGCACTCGCCCCATAAAAAAACAATtgcaataattttaattttttttcccatacTGCAACCAGGTAAATTACCTTGTTAATACAATGCAAAACGCTGTAACTAtaggaaggaaaatataaataaagaaaatgaatgacaaGATAACTTCGCGTTTTCCGTAAGAAAAGTAAAAGTCACGTACGCGATTCGCGcaaaaaaatgtttatatctCTTTTTGTTCAGACGCGTAACTCTGATAGTTTTCAAGGACGGCTGGTCATTTTGACTTCACTTCGCAGTTGAATGATTGTTCTATAAAATTGCATTAGAATCCCCCTAAAATACCTCCTGTAGGTGAAATAATGAGTAGAAATTACGAAATAATTTTCCTCCAATAATTTTGCGATAATGTCATCGTTGTAAATCGGTAATATACCCAGATAAATTATGTAGGTTTTGCAAATAAAAGTCGTAATTACACCGATGAAtacatgaaaaaatgaatgattaagTCACATAAAGTGTTcgttcccccccctctctctctctctctctctctctctctctctctctttctctctcagggaAAAAGATTAATGTTGTAATTATAGAATGAAAACCTAAAACTATACAAAATAGATAAACATTCatgttacatatgtataaaagTTAGTAGGAACACTCGCTAAAATGGTCATATTCTTGTTTGTCGGTTTGTGGGTCTGTTTGTTTGTGCACTCCGTTGTTTGTGACGTCAGAGTGAGTCGTCAGTAAGCGAAGGAGTTAAATCTGGATGTGCTTTACATCCGTAAGCGAAAGGTGTAATGAAACCCAAATGCTTGAAAAGAAAAGGCAAAGCAAATGCACTTTACTATGAGTTTTAACAAGTGTGTCGTCCGAAGCGCATAAAATACGTAGTATGTGAATATGACTGAGAATAGACTCGTAGAAACCTTATCTCAAGACACATCGTCCCTTATGGAGTGAACCTCTCTACAGGATAATGTTTTAGTGTGactattatgtgtgtatgtgcatatgctCATCTAACTTTctctctattgatatatatatatatatatatatatatataatatatatatatatatatatatatataatacatatatatatatatatatatatatatatatatatatatatatatatatatatatgtgtgtgtgtgtgtgtgtgtgtgtgtctgtgtacatatgtacaaaacatgtatatattttatgaatatatatattatatgtatgtgtgtatgcgtgtgtacatcttgtaattatataatacatatatcatagtatatgcatattaaatatatatatatatgttgtgtgtgtgtgtgtgtgttgtgtgtgtacatatgcacatatgtacaaacatgtatatattttatgaatatatatattatatgtatgtgtgtatgcgtgtgtacatctgtatattatatatacatatatgtatatataaataaagataaatttcacgaaggaaagtgaaacaatataGTACTCCAAGGCAAGGCCTTCcgatttcttgtcctttacttaggagactGATGAAATCTAGAAAGAAAATTGACAAAGAAAGCCCGTATAAATGACAAATGGGGATtgcaaaggaaaattatatacCCGGAATCCAACATAATCGAAGAATGAGTAGACCTACCAAAATACGGTTAGATATTTAAGAGGGTTTGCAAAGGATTAGGCCCGACAGTTTGGAAGTAGGTACAAGATAATTAAAGAATTATCCAAGTAAAGTGATAAAATTACAAGTCAGTAATTCTCCTTTTGGTGAACAATAATTTTTGCAaggtgaacatttaaaaaaaaaatattaaacacgtTAATacctagaaaatatatataaggtaactagTTTGTAATCAAGTCAGGActtttatcttttaggtcattcttgaacattttaataATACAGGGGTCTTaggttaaggttaaaattacaactgaAAGTAAGCTGTGTAATAGCGGcttcctctcaaacttgtatatggaattATTTGTAAAACGATATTTACCTACTATCCCTTATagtcctttaaagtggtatagatatgttgaccatattttagctgttttgcctgctgttATTGTTGTAAAAGATTTGCTCTCTAATCTGATGAACCAGGTACTAtccattaagtttactttagaattaataaaaacaattgctTCCCtctcttagatgttttaatacatggagaaccatttcaatgcaaattcagtatttataggaaaccaaccaacaacttaacttatgtccatttttattcggGCCATCACCATAATATCAAAATACCaatattttcttctatgtttttacgctCATTGCACACTGTCAGTCCCCAGTATTtagatataaaattccatgtttggactgcccctcctctttttatatcggccaatctagcaaggatttaaaaGTACGAATTTAGCAGCATAAGTATTTTGTcagaactgggcaaacatccattGCTATAGTCATTCATTGAAGTGGAAATTCTCACAGAATAAATTAGACTGAAAGTTCAGTGATTCCCAGATCGAAAGGTTTctcttcacgaaatcttttagaatccgctGTTATTACAGCTCACTTCGggttgaaattttaaccttaaccctggcatgtattatttggacccctgtGTTAGTAAAgtgttcaagaatgacctaaaagataaaatcactgactggattacaaattaattacctgatatatattttctatgtatctgtatgtttaatattttttttaaatgttcaccttgcaaaaaatagttattgtttaccaaaaggagaattattgagttgtatttttatgacatttttttgtgGCCAGTCACCTTCTTGTCCCTTCTTCTGAGCTGTTGGGCTTAATCCATTGTAAAACCTCTTAAATATTTAATCCTGttttggtaggtctactaattcttctattgtattggattccaggtacatattttttcctttgtaatccccatctgtcacttATACAGGCATTCTTAGTAAACTTATCTTTATATTGCTtcagtctgctgagtaaaggaaaAGAGGACGAAAGGTCTTGCAGCACTCtactgtttctctttccttcgtggaatttgtctttatttatatattcatcacattccatattttcgtgattcagttatacatacatacatatatatatatatatatatatatatatatatatatatataaatatatatacatatatatatatatatacacacacacacacacacacatatatataagtaaatatatatataatatatatatatatatatatatatatatatatatatatatatatatatatatatatatacgtatataaactaCCTTTATGCGTGACTGTATAATCAACGGTAAATACAAATACATTAGGATTTTAGAATGCCTCATTGACCGGAAATAGAAACCTAATGTTTTATATTTGTGAGCTGAATAATGATCTACAAACAAACGCAGTGAGAAAGAATGTAACAAGAAATTACTTTATAAAAGGTTGCCATTTGCGTCTTATTTCAAAACACTCTAAGACAAAAGTTGGATATGAAAATTCAAAGAAAGGAGTGGAAAATAGTCGATTTTTATTCTATGAATGTCCTCTTAGTGGTACACTTTACAAAACACATGCAAAGTAGTAGTACACTTTACAAGACACATGCACAGTAGTGGTacactttacgaaaacacatgcACAGTAGTGGTACACTTTACAAAGCACAAGTACAGTAGTGGTACACTTTCATGGTAGAAGCCTTGCGTTAAAGACTATTGCAATATCACTCAACCAGTGTATGTACTACAATCTTGTAAAATAACAAACATGGGGGTATAAAGACATCAAAGAATATTCTATGTTTTGTTCAGAAACCTATTTTTATTAGAACCGCCGAAACGAGGAATGAATGACATGGCAATTCACATTCCATTCCTTCGGCAGCTCCATATGTGTTCGCCTTCACGCGCCACGTCCTCGGGTGGGAAGCGTCTGACTACAGCCTCTGGGTCACCTACAAGAATCTCATGACAAGCACAGGTGAAGTGGAATAATTCTTTTAGGAGTACCTCCATTAATAGTATTGATATGCAATCAATAGAGACATTTGATGCGTGTATAGATATGATTGTGTATTTTTTCGGATGTTGTTTGAAATGCTGAGTCGTGGAAATTGCTTGTCTAAGATTTTATAACTGAGAGGAACGGAGCGTGACGCGAGACACAAACATCAATGAAACTGGTTTTGCATTTCCCTCGTAAACTCCGTTGACGAaacgagttgagagagagagagagagagagagagagagagagagagagagagagagagagagagagagaagtcagtgATGCAACGTTACTACAGAAATTAACGTTACAAAAATGCACAATGAAGATAGTCAACAAGAGTTGGGTGTAAAATACATTAATAGAAGACTTCTTAATGATTCTGAGCCAAGGAAAATAATTCTTCGAGCGGAAGAGGATGGTTTGTTATTTGTAAAGACTTTTGACATTAGCTTCAGTCTCTAAGCAATAAGAGATCATTATAGTAACAATGAGTACGAAATGAAACTAGATTCAGTATTTTTATGCTGTTGTTAATTTTTCCACCACTGGTCCagcttaaattataaaaaaatcttcaCCAGTCCTAACAATATTTTGTAACATTCGCTGCAATGTTTCGTTGCTTATTTCACATCATAATTCCTTTACGTGTGATTCAGGATCGATGATGGCTGTGCCAGTCCTCAGCGGATGGTTGAGGATCTCGGACAACAGCCTGGCTCTGGTCGGGGCAATGTCGGGGGTCGTGGAGTACGTCATCTACGGCTGCGTCACCGAGGATCGCGTCTTCCTCTTCTGGATCGGTGAGTTGCTCGACGAAGGACACATCTTGTGGATAGTTATCCGTTGCTGAAATAGAGCACATTCCTCTTGATGTGTGACTCCTCAAAAATACTGACAAATGTATCGAAACTAATCACTCACGTACTCTACCAAGAAGTCAGTCATTTAAACCAAAACTAGTAATGCCAAGAAATTCGTTTTTCACTTAACTGAAACTATTACATTCATAGAGCAATATGTGAACTCGCCGTCAGTAACTCGCGCAGCAAGAAATTAGCCTTAAACAATACTGCAAGACCAGTGATGCTTCTTAATTCTTCGGAATATTCTTCACTATTGAATTGTTTTTCGTTGCAGCTCCGGTCTCTGCCTTGCTTCTGAATTCTTGCACAATTGCGCAACGCTCCATGATGACGAAGCTCGTCGGTGGCGACGAGATAGGTGAGGCTCTCAACAGGTGGCTGGACGGATGGATGGCAGGGTTTCGCTTGGCAGGACATGGGAGGTTGCGTCGgggaaaaagaaattcatataATGAATACAcggaagttttctctctctctctctctcgttcaccaTGTAGTATAAGCAAAGACTCCAATACCTGACTTTCAGTAGAGTAAGATATTGGAGAAATTATCACTTGGATTTCATGGCAAACATCGACTACTCTGAACAGGGTATGCTGATATTTTAAAGGATAAAGGAAACTCACTCTTGGGCGTTGGGGTAAGCGCCGCCGTGCATCAGATGTTATCACAAAAGCgaaactttattattttcttggcAGCTGCATTTAACCTACATTTATCCTCATGTGTAAAAATTGTCTTAAGCTTCCATGTCTTATGCTTTTTTGTTTGAATATGtaaacactaacacacacacacacacacacacacacacacacacacacacatatatatatatatatatatatatattatatatatatactataatatatataaataaatatatgcacataataTACCGATAATTTTTCTTGCTTAATATTTTGGCTCCAGATATGGAAGTGCGAAATGTTTTGTTGCAATACATGTAGATTAAGGTAAAACAAAGATGGTGAAAGGGATAATAAATGAATAGACTTTGTTCTTTCATCGTCAACAGGCAAAGTATCGGCCTTTCTTGGTGCCCTTGATGGCACGATGCCCATTTTGACCTCTGCTGTTTACAGCGCCATCTACCATGCCTCAGTCAGCACTTTTCCCGCCGCTCACTTCTTCCTGGGACCCTCGGCCAGTTTTCTGATGATAGCTCTCTTTTGGTAAGTATGGGATGCTTAACACATCTGGAACTTTAGTTGCAAGTTTACAGTAAACATTTCCTCTTACAGTTTCAATGATAACTTGCAACTTATTGATTTGAAATAACCTGGTCAGTTTTCTAGTAGGCATTATGTCATAATGTTGATTTGAGTTTGTTCACGGGGAGTGAACAGATAAGTTTTGCGAAATATGATTCTGAAATCCCTTgatctcgtcttcttcttctttaaccaGCGTGATTATCGTGAGTGTTAAGACGAAAGAGTATGACGTAGAAGGAGCCAAGCCACCGAGGGAGAAAGGACCCGTCTTTGACCAGTCTTTCGTGAAGATCTATAGTTCACATTACTGGCTGACTGCGAACTCCTTGGCTCTTACTGCTGTGTCATGCCCGGAAGTTCCCCTTGTGTTTACTAACGCCGGCAGTCGGGACGCTGATTATAAACTTTCTCAGGTCCAGGCAAAGGAACTTCGCAGCAAAGTACAGGAAGCTTCCGCAACAGCAACGTCACCAGAAAGCACGGAAGGGTGTCGTCGTCAACATGAAGATGTTGGTAGTCCCATGGCGTGTCAAAAAGAGAATCTCAAGAAATTAAATACCACGTAGCTACTTTCTCATTCGCAGTCAAAAATTTGAAATCCCTTTTCaagaacaaagaacaaaaaattaatttgattgttTGTCCGGGAATAAAACGTCACGGGGAACGGAAGCCTTTGAGAATTGCCAAGAAG of Macrobrachium nipponense isolate FS-2020 chromosome 11, ASM1510439v2, whole genome shotgun sequence contains these proteins:
- the LOC135205468 gene encoding probable peptidoglycan muropeptide transporter SLC46, with the protein product MRILKKIVSSVTVEPVMLLDSLAFAGMQVYIESLQMDRVCQVNAGYSEEICLNLKAHHNASVTVQQKYSVFALYNGIIGAVLPLFFILFMGAWSDKYGRKVPLAAVQIGHLLHAGGYLLASLAPSWPVEIFLLMTLIDTLGGGNVCFLTAANSYIGDVSSEKDRTSRVGLANSIWFIGGPAGTLMATFIYRSGGYLPLFATSLACSLASVLYIIIFLPESHGPFAKKSKTETACQNAVSVMNDSVAAVYGIETPGPKDTGCNKEVDFVVMIKDFFSPQRILDSFKSTFRKREGNTRGLILILIATCLLKRFTRSPYVFAFTRHVLGWEASDYSLWVTYKNLMTSTGSMMAVPVLSGWLRISDNSLALVGAMSGVVEYVIYGCVTEDRVFLFWIAPVSALLLNSCTIAQRSMMTKLVGGDEIGKVSAFLGALDGTMPILTSAVYSAIYHASVSTFPAAHFFLGPSASFLMIALFCVIIVSVKTKEYDVEGAKPPREKGPVFDQSFVKIYSSHYWLTANSLALTAVSCPEVPLVFTNAGSRDADYKLSQVQAKELRSKVQEASATATSPESTEGCRRQHEDVGSPMACQKENLKKLNTT